A genomic region of Gossypium hirsutum isolate 1008001.06 chromosome D01, Gossypium_hirsutum_v2.1, whole genome shotgun sequence contains the following coding sequences:
- the LOC107949448 gene encoding rRNA biogenesis protein RRP5 has protein sequence MALPSPETSGRLFLLLNSIGEVTETSSSKQAKKKSSYNVGSLVPAEVTKIMPLELRLKFGIGFCGRVHITEDLSIKPAMLAEAQKRSFQGLGAAPNSKCCCGDCERTLLGM, from the exons ATGGCTCTTCCAAGTCCTGAAACGTCAGGAAGGTTGTTTTTGCTCCTTAATTCGATTGGTGAGGTCACTGAGACATCCAGTTCAAAACAGGCCAAAAAGAAGTCTAGTTATAATGTGGGATCATTGGTTCCAGCAGAG GTTACTAAAATAATGCCCCTTGAGTTGAGATTGAAATTTGGAATTGGTTTCTGTGGACGGGTTCATATAACAGAGGATTTGTCTATTAAACCTGCCATGCTTGCTG AAGCGCAAAAGAGAAGCTTCCAAGGCCTTGGAGCTGCACCAAACAGTAAATGCTGTTGTGGAGATTGTGAAAGAACATTACTTGGTATGTAG